In Leptolyngbya sp. SIO1E4, one DNA window encodes the following:
- a CDS encoding SgcJ/EcaC family oxidoreductase: MKPHPIELLINKADTAINQEDFDTLVNFYAEDAVLVIRPGMNAVGKPQIRKAFEAIAAHFEHSLDVQQVGMEILETGDTALVLAKTLVSAKEHPVVERKATYVFKKDANDAWVCAIDNSYGHDLLESTV; this comes from the coding sequence ATACTGCCATCAATCAAGAAGATTTTGATACCTTAGTCAACTTCTATGCAGAGGACGCTGTTTTAGTGATTCGGCCCGGCATGAATGCCGTCGGCAAACCACAGATTAGAAAAGCTTTTGAGGCCATCGCCGCTCATTTCGAACACAGTCTTGATGTTCAACAAGTTGGAATGGAAATTCTGGAAACAGGGGATACGGCTTTGGTTTTAGCAAAAACTCTTGTTTCAGCAAAAGAGCATCCCGTTGTTGAGCGCAAAGCAACCTATGTTTTCAAAAAGGATGCAAATGATGCCTGGGTGTGTGCAATTGACAACTCATACGGACACGATTTGCTTGAATCGACTGTTTAA